In Halanaeroarchaeum sp. HSR-CO, one DNA window encodes the following:
- a CDS encoding AAA family ATPase — protein sequence MEQPLWIDEYAPTLSELPQPDVRDRLQDAVGDPVNLVLHGPIGSAKTAAVRALAEAAHEDPDNDLIEINVADFFGMTKKEVAEDPRFTRFISSKRRRESSKADLINHVLKESASYPPVSGQYNTILLDNAEAIREDFQQALRRVMEQYHQATQFVITTRQPTKLIPPIRSRCFPVSVRSPTDAETVQVLERIVDAEAVEYDEEGLSFVASYGDGNLRKAILGAQTTAEAHGEITMETAYEALSDVGLDDRFEEMLDAAEAGEFTDARSVLDDLLVDEGLSGGEVLDQLLRVARARYDGRRLAELHRLAGEVEFDMSQGTSDRIHVGRLLAELGT from the coding sequence ATGGAACAGCCGCTGTGGATCGACGAGTACGCGCCCACGCTGTCGGAGCTCCCACAGCCCGACGTCCGCGACCGCCTCCAGGACGCCGTCGGCGACCCGGTGAACCTCGTGCTGCACGGCCCAATCGGGAGCGCCAAGACCGCCGCGGTCAGGGCGCTGGCCGAGGCCGCCCACGAGGACCCGGACAACGACCTCATCGAGATCAACGTCGCTGATTTCTTCGGGATGACGAAAAAGGAGGTCGCCGAGGACCCGCGGTTCACGCGGTTCATCTCCTCGAAACGACGGCGGGAATCGTCGAAGGCGGACCTGATCAACCACGTGCTCAAGGAGTCCGCGAGCTATCCGCCCGTCTCCGGCCAGTACAACACCATCCTCCTCGACAACGCCGAGGCGATCCGCGAGGACTTCCAGCAGGCGCTGCGCCGGGTCATGGAGCAGTACCACCAGGCGACCCAGTTCGTCATCACCACCCGACAGCCGACGAAGCTCATCCCGCCCATCCGGTCGCGCTGTTTCCCGGTGTCGGTGCGGTCACCGACGGACGCGGAGACCGTCCAGGTCCTCGAGCGTATCGTCGATGCCGAGGCCGTCGAGTACGACGAGGAGGGGCTGTCATTCGTCGCGAGCTACGGCGACGGCAACCTCCGAAAGGCCATTCTCGGTGCACAGACCACGGCAGAAGCCCACGGAGAGATCACCATGGAGACCGCCTACGAGGCACTCTCCGACGTGGGGCTGGACGACCGCTTCGAAGAGATGCTCGACGCCGCGGAGGCCGGCGAGTTCACGGACGCCCGGTCGGTGCTCGACGACCTGCTGGTCGACGAAGGGCTCTCGGGCGGCGAGGTGCTCGACCAACTCCTGCGAGTCGCCCGCGCTCGCTACGACGGCCGCCGGCTGGCGGAGCTCCATCGACTCGCCGGCGAGGTGGAGTTCGACATGAGCCAGGGGACGAGCGACCGTATCCACGTGGGTCGCCTGCTCGCCGAACTCGGGACCTGA
- a CDS encoding THUMP domain-containing protein codes for MYVLELGGEDDAFAAAEAGVAASDVEVVAPGIAVADTLDASRFRSLAFGRRAGQLIGRCTSAPDAAASVVRSATTERDGTVAVRARDVRGTAAVDTQAIERTVGQALVEGGFAVDLETPDHVLLVLCAGDECLLAWQIVESDRGYGDRLPTDRPFFQPGSMDPLLARAVVNLARVEPDDVVLDPMCGTGGLLIEAGLVGGRPLGFDAQGKMASGTRRNLDAYLDGRCNVGLADATRLPLCDSAVDAVVFDAPYGRQSKIATHGLGDLVSGALEEARRVAPRGVLVADRSWRVAAEDAGWTVRRVFERRVHRSLDRYVHVLR; via the coding sequence GTGTACGTCCTGGAACTCGGCGGGGAGGACGACGCGTTCGCCGCCGCTGAGGCCGGCGTGGCGGCGAGCGACGTCGAGGTCGTCGCTCCCGGTATCGCCGTCGCCGACACCCTCGACGCCAGCCGGTTCCGCTCGCTGGCGTTCGGTCGACGGGCAGGCCAGTTGATCGGTCGGTGCACTTCCGCACCGGATGCGGCCGCGTCCGTCGTCCGTTCCGCGACTACCGAGCGAGACGGTACCGTCGCCGTCCGTGCTCGTGACGTGCGGGGGACGGCCGCCGTGGACACCCAGGCTATCGAACGGACCGTCGGGCAGGCCCTCGTCGAAGGCGGGTTCGCCGTCGACCTCGAGACGCCAGACCACGTCCTCCTCGTTCTGTGCGCCGGAGACGAGTGTCTCCTGGCCTGGCAGATCGTCGAAAGCGACCGCGGGTACGGCGACCGGTTGCCCACCGACCGACCCTTCTTCCAGCCGGGCAGTATGGATCCGCTCCTGGCCCGTGCCGTGGTCAACCTCGCCCGAGTCGAACCGGATGACGTCGTCCTCGACCCGATGTGTGGGACCGGCGGGCTCCTCATCGAGGCGGGACTCGTGGGTGGACGGCCGCTCGGGTTCGACGCCCAGGGGAAGATGGCCAGCGGAACCCGCCGGAACCTCGACGCGTATCTCGACGGACGCTGTAACGTCGGCTTGGCCGATGCGACACGGCTCCCGCTTTGCGATAGCGCCGTCGACGCCGTGGTCTTCGACGCGCCCTACGGTCGCCAGTCGAAGATAGCGACCCACGGGCTGGGCGACCTCGTCTCGGGCGCTCTCGAAGAAGCCCGTCGCGTCGCTCCCAGGGGCGTCCTGGTGGCTGACCGCTCCTGGCGCGTCGCGGCCGAGGATGCGGGCTGGACCGTTCGACGCGTCTTCGAGCGTCGCGTCCACCGGTCGCTGGACCGGTACGTGCACGTCCTCCGCTGA
- a CDS encoding TATA-box-binding protein produces the protein MTDPKETINIENVVASTGIGQELDLQSVAMDLEGADYDPEQFPGLVYRTQEPKSAALIFRSGKIVCTGAKSTDDVHESLRIVFDKLRDLNIQVEEDPEIVVQNIVTSADLGRQLNLNAIAIGLGLENIEYEPEQFPGLVYRLDEPEVVALLFGSGKLVITGGKRPKDAEEAVDKIVSRLEDLGLLE, from the coding sequence ATGACGGATCCCAAGGAAACCATCAACATCGAGAACGTGGTCGCCTCCACCGGGATCGGCCAGGAGCTCGACCTCCAGTCGGTCGCGATGGACCTCGAAGGCGCCGATTACGACCCCGAACAGTTCCCTGGCCTCGTCTACCGCACACAAGAGCCCAAGTCCGCAGCGCTCATCTTCCGATCCGGCAAGATCGTCTGTACCGGGGCGAAAAGCACCGACGACGTCCACGAGAGTCTCCGCATCGTCTTCGATAAACTTCGCGATCTCAACATCCAGGTCGAGGAGGACCCCGAAATCGTCGTCCAGAACATCGTCACCAGCGCCGACCTCGGCCGACAACTCAACCTGAACGCCATCGCCATCGGTCTCGGCCTCGAGAACATCGAGTACGAACCCGAGCAGTTCCCCGGTCTCGTCTACCGTCTCGACGAACCCGAAGTCGTGGCCCTGCTGTTCGGCAGCGGCAAACTGGTCATCACGGGTGGCAAGCGGCCGAAAGACGCCGAAGAAGCCGTCGACAAGATCGTCTCCCGCCTGGAAGACCTCGGACTCCTCGAATAG
- the hisG gene encoding ATP phosphoribosyltransferase, which yields MRIAVPNKGRLHDPALDLLDRAGLHITDGMDRQLYAYTVDPDVTFLFARAADIPEYVSDGAADMGITGYDQFREAQVDDVVELLDLEFGTCRLVVASPEDDDVESVEDLAGATIATEFPNVTREYFDDRGVDVDIVEVTGATELTPHVEMADAIVDITSTGTTLAVNRLEVVDQVLSSSVRLFAHEDVADDSKVSEVSMALESVLSAEDKRYLMMNAAVDDLDAIKDVIPGMGGPTVMDIDGDDRVAVHVVVDEREVFSTINELKRVGASDILVTEIERLVE from the coding sequence ATGCGAATCGCGGTACCCAACAAGGGCCGACTCCACGACCCGGCGCTCGACCTGCTGGACCGGGCCGGCCTGCACATCACCGATGGGATGGATCGACAGCTCTACGCGTACACGGTGGACCCGGACGTCACGTTCCTGTTCGCCAGGGCCGCCGACATCCCGGAGTACGTGAGCGATGGGGCCGCCGACATGGGCATCACCGGATATGACCAGTTCCGGGAGGCGCAGGTCGACGACGTGGTCGAACTGCTCGACCTGGAGTTCGGCACCTGTCGTCTCGTCGTGGCGTCGCCGGAGGACGACGACGTCGAATCCGTGGAAGACCTCGCCGGAGCTACTATCGCGACGGAGTTCCCGAACGTCACCCGGGAGTACTTCGACGACCGGGGGGTCGACGTCGACATCGTGGAAGTGACCGGCGCGACCGAACTCACTCCCCACGTCGAGATGGCGGACGCCATCGTCGACATCACGAGTACGGGAACGACGCTCGCGGTCAACCGCCTCGAGGTCGTCGACCAGGTCCTCTCGAGTTCGGTCAGGCTGTTCGCCCACGAGGACGTCGCGGACGACTCGAAGGTCTCGGAGGTGTCGATGGCCCTCGAGTCGGTACTCTCCGCCGAGGACAAACGCTACCTCATGATGAACGCCGCGGTCGACGACCTCGACGCCATCAAGGACGTCATCCCGGGCATGGGAGGGCCGACGGTGATGGACATCGACGGGGACGATCGGGTGGCGGTTCACGTCGTCGTGGACGAGCGCGAGGTCTTCTCGACCATCAACGAACTCAAACGCGTCGGTGCGAGCGATATCCTGGTCACCGAGATCGAGCGATTGGTGGAGTAA
- a CDS encoding amidohydrolase, translating to MTTVEIRGGRVLRPDLSVERADVLLDQTEGTVRAIGDVEPGDEVLDATGGLVMPGLVNAHTHAAMTLLRGYADDKPLDRWLQEDIWPAEAALEPADVRAGTELALAEMIRSGTTAFADMYFHMDEVVEAVDRAGLKARIAHGVVTVGKDDADARADVEEGVAVAEEFDGAADGRVRTAFAPHSLTTVSAELLDEFVPKARATNVPLHFHANETRDEVRPIVEDRDERPLAYADSLDMLGEDDFIAHGVHLDESEIDLLEERRTSVVHCPASNMKLASGMAPVKRLLDAGVGVALGTDGAASNNDLDVFDEMRDAAMVGKLAADDASAVPAEAVVRMATEGGYRALGFEGGRIEEGAAADVIVVDFDAPRMTPVHDYVSHLAYAATGSDVRHTVVDGSVLLRDRELTTLDLDAVRDRATSRAATLADRAD from the coding sequence ATGACCACCGTCGAGATCAGGGGCGGACGGGTACTCCGGCCCGACCTGAGCGTCGAGCGGGCCGATGTCCTCCTCGACCAAACCGAGGGGACGGTCCGGGCCATCGGCGATGTCGAACCTGGAGACGAGGTCCTCGACGCGACGGGCGGACTCGTCATGCCGGGTCTCGTCAACGCCCACACCCACGCCGCAATGACACTCCTCAGGGGATACGCCGACGACAAGCCACTCGATCGCTGGCTCCAGGAGGACATCTGGCCGGCCGAAGCGGCCCTGGAACCGGCGGACGTCAGGGCCGGGACCGAACTGGCGCTGGCAGAGATGATCCGGTCGGGGACGACCGCCTTCGCGGACATGTATTTCCACATGGACGAGGTCGTCGAGGCCGTCGATCGTGCGGGGCTCAAGGCGCGGATCGCCCACGGCGTCGTCACCGTCGGGAAGGACGACGCGGACGCCCGAGCCGACGTGGAAGAGGGGGTCGCCGTCGCCGAGGAGTTCGACGGCGCCGCCGACGGGCGGGTGCGCACGGCGTTTGCACCCCACTCCCTCACGACCGTCTCGGCGGAGTTGCTGGACGAGTTCGTGCCGAAAGCGCGGGCGACAAACGTCCCCCTGCACTTTCACGCCAACGAGACGCGCGACGAGGTGCGACCGATCGTGGAGGACCGAGACGAGCGACCGCTCGCGTACGCTGACTCGCTCGACATGCTCGGCGAGGACGACTTCATCGCGCACGGCGTCCACCTCGACGAGAGCGAGATTGACCTTCTCGAAGAGCGGAGAACGAGCGTCGTCCACTGCCCTGCCTCCAACATGAAACTCGCCTCCGGTATGGCACCGGTCAAGCGCTTACTGGACGCGGGGGTCGGGGTCGCCCTCGGCACCGACGGAGCGGCCTCGAACAACGACCTCGACGTCTTCGACGAGATGCGCGACGCTGCAATGGTCGGCAAACTCGCCGCTGACGACGCGAGTGCGGTCCCCGCCGAGGCGGTCGTCCGGATGGCGACCGAAGGGGGGTACCGAGCCCTCGGTTTCGAGGGGGGACGCATCGAGGAGGGCGCCGCCGCCGACGTCATCGTCGTCGACTTCGATGCCCCGCGGATGACGCCGGTCCACGACTACGTCTCCCATCTCGCCTACGCGGCGACCGGATCGGACGTCCGCCACACCGTCGTCGACGGGTCCGTCCTCCTGCGGGACCGGGAGCTGACCACGCTCGACCTCGACGCCGTCAGGGACCGGGCGACGTCTCGAGCGGCCACGCTCGCCGACCGGGCGGACTGA
- a CDS encoding adenosylhomocysteinase codes for MDTAPPISDRLDDLETARADGRTKIDWAFEHMPILQSLRADFEANQPFDGVTIGMALHVEAKTAALVETLAAGGAEVAITGCNPLSTHDDVSAALDANDTITSYAKHGAEDEEYYGAIEAVIAHEPTVTVDDGGDLVFRIHEEHPDLIDSIVGGTEETTTGVHRLRAMDDDGALEYPVIAVNDTPMKRLFDNVHGTGESSLASIAMTTNLAWAGKTVVVAGYGHCGRGVAKKAAGQNAHVVVTEVDSRRALEAHMEGYEVTTMAEAAEKGDVFITTTGNRDVLTREHFEVMQDGAVLANAGHFDVEINLEELADLATAQRDARDGIREYELEDGRRINVLAEGRLVNLATPVSLGHPVEVMDQSFAVQAVSVRELLENGDDYDAGVHEVPDNLDREVAEIKLAAEGVEFDSLSEEQTDYLQSWQHGT; via the coding sequence ATGGACACCGCGCCCCCAATCAGCGACCGCCTCGATGACCTCGAGACGGCCCGGGCAGACGGCCGCACGAAGATCGACTGGGCATTCGAACACATGCCCATCCTCCAGTCGCTCCGGGCGGACTTCGAGGCGAATCAGCCCTTCGACGGCGTTACCATCGGCATGGCCCTCCACGTCGAGGCCAAGACGGCCGCCCTCGTCGAGACGCTCGCGGCGGGCGGCGCCGAGGTCGCCATCACCGGGTGTAACCCGCTCTCGACCCACGACGACGTGAGCGCCGCGCTCGACGCCAACGACACCATCACCTCCTACGCGAAACACGGCGCCGAGGACGAGGAGTACTACGGCGCCATCGAAGCCGTTATCGCCCACGAACCGACCGTCACGGTCGACGACGGCGGCGACCTGGTCTTCCGCATCCACGAGGAACACCCGGACCTCATCGACTCCATCGTCGGCGGCACCGAGGAGACCACGACCGGCGTTCACCGTCTTCGCGCGATGGACGACGACGGGGCCCTGGAGTACCCCGTCATCGCCGTGAACGACACGCCGATGAAACGGCTCTTCGATAACGTCCACGGCACCGGCGAGTCCTCGCTCGCCAGCATCGCCATGACGACGAACCTCGCGTGGGCGGGGAAGACGGTGGTCGTCGCCGGCTACGGTCACTGCGGTCGCGGCGTCGCCAAGAAGGCCGCCGGCCAGAACGCCCACGTCGTCGTCACCGAGGTCGACTCCCGGCGCGCGCTCGAAGCCCACATGGAGGGGTACGAGGTCACGACGATGGCCGAGGCCGCCGAGAAGGGCGACGTCTTCATCACGACGACCGGCAATCGTGACGTCCTCACCCGGGAACACTTCGAGGTCATGCAAGACGGCGCCGTCCTCGCGAACGCGGGCCACTTCGACGTCGAGATCAACCTCGAGGAACTGGCGGACCTCGCCACCGCGCAGCGAGACGCCCGCGACGGCATCCGCGAGTACGAACTCGAGGATGGCCGGCGCATCAACGTCCTGGCGGAGGGTCGCCTGGTCAACCTCGCCACGCCGGTCTCGCTCGGGCACCCGGTCGAGGTCATGGATCAGAGCTTCGCGGTGCAGGCCGTGAGCGTCCGCGAACTGCTGGAAAACGGCGACGACTACGACGCCGGGGTCCACGAGGTCCCGGACAACCTGGACCGAGAGGTCGCGGAGATCAAACTCGCGGCCGAGGGGGTCGAGTTCGACTCGCTCAGCGAGGAGCAGACGGACTATCTGCAGAGCTGGCAGCACGGTACGTAA
- a CDS encoding ORC1-type DNA replication protein has product MADDPDGGMLSWDESVFRDEHVLEIDYVPEIFRHRESQLETLKYALRPAVRGSRPLNVMVRGPPGTGKTTAIQKVFAELDHQPGVRAVRVNCQVDSTRYSVFSRIFEALFEYEPPSSGISFKKLFGQIADSLVDDEEVLVVALDDVNYLFYESEASDTLYSLLRAHEAHPGTKIGVIVVSSDLDLDVIDDLDGRVQSVFRPEEAYFPVYDVTEIVDILQDRIDAGFQEGAVPTTVTDRVAELTAETGDLRVGIDLLRRAGLNAEMRASRTVEPQDVEDAFDEAKHVHLSRNLRSLSETEQTLVEVVAEHGDQRAGDVYDTFHERTDLGYTRYTELVNKLDKLGIIEAEYEQLEGRGRSRTLRLAHDEDAVLDQL; this is encoded by the coding sequence ATGGCCGACGACCCGGATGGGGGAATGTTGTCCTGGGACGAGTCGGTGTTCCGCGACGAGCACGTCCTCGAGATCGACTACGTCCCGGAGATATTTCGCCACCGCGAGTCACAACTCGAGACCCTGAAGTACGCGCTCCGGCCCGCGGTCCGTGGGTCGCGCCCGCTCAACGTGATGGTCCGGGGTCCACCCGGAACGGGCAAGACGACCGCGATCCAGAAGGTCTTCGCCGAACTCGACCACCAGCCAGGTGTGCGGGCGGTCCGCGTCAACTGCCAGGTCGACTCGACGCGCTACTCGGTGTTCTCGCGCATCTTCGAGGCGCTCTTCGAGTACGAACCCCCCTCTTCGGGCATCTCCTTCAAGAAGCTCTTCGGGCAGATCGCCGATTCGCTGGTCGACGACGAGGAGGTGCTGGTTGTCGCCCTCGACGACGTCAACTACCTGTTCTACGAGAGCGAGGCCTCCGACACGCTCTACTCGTTGTTACGCGCCCACGAAGCCCACCCGGGGACCAAGATCGGCGTCATCGTGGTCTCCTCGGACCTCGACCTCGACGTCATCGACGACCTCGACGGCCGCGTCCAGAGCGTCTTCCGGCCGGAGGAGGCCTACTTTCCGGTCTACGACGTCACCGAGATCGTCGACATCCTCCAGGACCGCATCGACGCGGGCTTCCAGGAGGGGGCGGTGCCGACGACGGTCACCGACCGCGTCGCCGAACTCACCGCCGAAACCGGCGATCTGCGCGTCGGCATCGACTTGCTCCGCCGTGCCGGTCTCAACGCCGAGATGCGCGCGAGTCGCACCGTCGAACCACAGGACGTCGAGGACGCCTTCGACGAGGCCAAACACGTCCACCTCTCGCGGAACCTCCGGTCGCTCTCCGAGACCGAGCAGACGCTCGTCGAGGTCGTCGCCGAGCACGGCGATCAGCGCGCCGGCGACGTCTACGACACCTTCCACGAGCGAACGGACCTGGGCTACACGCGGTATACCGAACTCGTCAACAAACTCGACAAACTCGGCATCATCGAGGCCGAGTACGAGCAACTGGAGGGTCGCGGCCGGTCGCGGACTCTTCGGCTGGCCCACGACGAGGACGCGGTACTCGATCAGCTGTAA
- a CDS encoding NAD(P)-dependent alcohol dehydrogenase produces the protein MKAFVMEELGTVGFAEKPEPTPGPTDAILRPTKGLVCTSDVHTVHGAIGERENLTLGHEVVGTVEDVGSQVEDFSPGDRVAVGAITPDWGSDAAQDGHPSQSGAALGGWKFANVKDGVFAELVHVNEADANLAHIPDGVTDEEAAYVTDMMSTGFMAAENADIPMGGTVAVFAQGPVGLMSTNGAALQGAGKIFAVETVPERQELAREYGADEVIDFAEVDPVEAIMERTDGEGVDAAIEALGNSTSFEQCVAATKAGGTISNAGYHGEGEYVNLPREEWGVGMAEKTIATGLCPGGRLRLGRLLRMLDEGRVDPTKMTTHEFPFDEVDEAFRLMETKEDGVIKPLVTFE, from the coding sequence ATGAAAGCATTCGTCATGGAAGAACTCGGCACCGTCGGGTTCGCCGAGAAACCCGAACCGACGCCCGGACCGACCGACGCGATTCTCCGACCAACCAAGGGGCTTGTCTGCACCTCGGACGTCCACACCGTCCACGGGGCGATCGGCGAACGCGAGAACCTGACCCTGGGCCACGAGGTCGTCGGAACCGTCGAGGATGTCGGCTCACAAGTCGAGGACTTCTCGCCGGGCGACCGGGTCGCCGTCGGCGCGATAACGCCCGACTGGGGTTCGGACGCGGCCCAGGATGGCCACCCATCGCAATCCGGTGCCGCCCTCGGAGGGTGGAAGTTCGCCAACGTCAAAGACGGTGTCTTCGCCGAACTGGTTCACGTCAACGAAGCCGATGCGAACCTCGCGCATATCCCCGACGGCGTCACCGACGAGGAAGCCGCGTACGTCACGGACATGATGAGCACCGGATTCATGGCTGCCGAGAACGCAGACATCCCGATGGGCGGGACGGTCGCCGTCTTCGCCCAGGGGCCCGTCGGATTGATGTCGACCAACGGGGCCGCACTCCAGGGGGCCGGCAAAATATTCGCGGTCGAGACCGTTCCGGAGCGCCAGGAACTGGCCCGTGAGTACGGCGCCGACGAGGTCATCGACTTCGCGGAGGTAGACCCCGTCGAGGCGATCATGGAGCGAACCGACGGCGAGGGTGTCGACGCCGCCATCGAAGCTCTCGGGAACAGCACGAGCTTCGAGCAGTGCGTGGCCGCCACGAAGGCTGGTGGCACCATCTCCAACGCCGGGTATCACGGGGAGGGGGAGTACGTGAACCTCCCCCGAGAGGAGTGGGGCGTCGGTATGGCCGAAAAGACCATCGCAACGGGCCTGTGCCCTGGTGGTCGCCTGCGACTCGGTCGGTTGCTCCGGATGCTCGACGAGGGACGTGTCGACCCGACGAAGATGACGACCCACGAGTTCCCCTTCGACGAGGTGGACGAGGCCTTCCGGCTTATGGAGACCAAAGAGGACGGCGTCATCAAGCCGCTCGTGACCTTCGAGTGA
- a CDS encoding MutS-related protein → MDLEAIPGVGAKTAAALRDLDDPEGALEREDVAALAGAPGVSEGRAARIVRSAIRDRHDDPGGFLATDRAREIYDRALELLQDRAVTTYAEKRLETFYPSTAESRIEETRTFAERAMGLSVEDDALEALRDVEPLSQPRSVTVRDRCLATTDGETYAAAREAFPEMSVEIVDDARDLAELARGYSTVIALDEAFAGVDVEGDVRVEPRALDDPAATVPERTLAFFATNRTTIRAAIAVHRAADLDPAIDLDELDDALSRLDEDGSVVGDEELARLTAAVDDLDVAVSTAESVANDRLKDAIKARDVTIEGSDLLSLVERGAGVDSLLSRELADEYDAAVDDARSTLVDALGLAEDEAEIARRAFPEDPTYPVERDEGVVSRLRESLVAERDRRAAKRKREIAADLADRREATTRIVRRALELDVEYAISRFAADFDCTMPERGGRGFAIEAGRSPLLDEQFEAVEPVDYAVDGVAILSGVNSGGKTSTLDLVALVTALAHMGLPVPAESARVPAVEELAYHAKTQGTLDAGAFESTLRDFAAIADGTAAKLVLVDELESITEPGASARIIAGILEELESTDSTAVFVSHLAGEVRDACEFDVTVDGIRAIGLEDGELKVDRSPKKDHLARSTPELIVEKLAGEDDRQFYDRLLEKF, encoded by the coding sequence ATGGACCTGGAAGCCATCCCGGGCGTCGGGGCGAAGACCGCGGCGGCGTTGCGGGACCTCGACGATCCCGAGGGCGCCCTCGAACGCGAGGACGTGGCGGCGCTCGCGGGGGCACCCGGGGTCAGCGAGGGGCGCGCCGCCCGGATCGTCCGGAGCGCGATCCGCGACCGCCACGACGACCCCGGCGGATTCCTGGCGACCGACCGTGCACGGGAGATCTACGACCGCGCCCTCGAACTGCTCCAGGACCGGGCCGTGACCACCTACGCCGAGAAACGACTGGAGACGTTCTACCCCAGTACCGCCGAATCGCGCATCGAGGAGACGCGGACGTTCGCGGAGCGAGCAATGGGTCTCTCGGTCGAAGACGACGCCCTGGAGGCCCTGCGTGACGTCGAACCCCTCTCTCAGCCCCGCTCGGTGACCGTCCGGGACCGCTGTCTCGCGACGACCGACGGGGAGACGTACGCCGCCGCCCGCGAGGCCTTCCCCGAGATGAGCGTCGAGATCGTCGACGACGCCCGCGACCTGGCGGAACTCGCTCGCGGCTACTCGACGGTGATCGCCCTCGACGAGGCGTTCGCGGGGGTCGACGTCGAGGGAGACGTCCGCGTCGAACCGCGAGCGTTAGACGACCCGGCGGCGACCGTTCCCGAACGGACTCTCGCCTTCTTCGCGACGAACCGGACCACCATCCGGGCCGCCATCGCCGTCCATCGGGCCGCAGACCTCGACCCCGCCATCGACCTGGACGAACTCGACGATGCCCTCTCGCGTCTCGACGAGGATGGCAGCGTCGTCGGCGACGAGGAACTGGCACGGCTCACGGCGGCGGTGGACGATCTCGACGTCGCCGTCTCGACCGCCGAGTCGGTGGCGAACGACCGACTGAAGGACGCCATCAAGGCTAGAGACGTGACCATCGAGGGGTCGGACCTCCTCTCGCTGGTCGAGCGTGGCGCCGGCGTCGATTCGCTGCTCTCCCGCGAACTCGCCGACGAGTACGACGCGGCCGTGGATGACGCCCGATCGACCCTGGTGGACGCCCTCGGCCTCGCGGAGGACGAGGCGGAGATCGCCCGTCGGGCCTTCCCCGAGGACCCGACCTATCCAGTCGAGCGCGACGAGGGGGTCGTCTCGCGCCTTCGGGAGTCGCTCGTCGCCGAACGCGACCGGCGGGCCGCGAAGCGCAAGCGCGAGATCGCCGCCGACCTGGCCGACCGCCGCGAGGCGACGACGCGTATCGTACGGCGGGCACTCGAACTGGACGTCGAGTACGCCATCTCACGCTTCGCCGCTGATTTCGACTGTACGATGCCAGAGCGGGGCGGTCGTGGGTTCGCCATCGAGGCTGGCCGATCACCGCTCCTCGACGAGCAATTCGAGGCCGTGGAACCGGTCGATTACGCGGTCGACGGCGTCGCCATCCTCTCGGGCGTGAACAGCGGGGGAAAGACCTCGACGCTGGATCTGGTCGCCCTCGTGACGGCGCTGGCGCACATGGGACTGCCCGTTCCGGCCGAATCGGCGCGGGTGCCCGCCGTCGAGGAACTGGCCTATCACGCGAAGACCCAGGGGACCCTCGACGCGGGGGCCTTCGAGAGCACGCTCCGCGACTTCGCGGCCATCGCCGACGGAACGGCGGCCAAACTCGTCCTCGTCGACGAACTGGAGAGCATCACCGAACCCGGGGCCTCCGCACGGATCATCGCCGGCATCCTGGAGGAACTGGAATCGACGGATTCGACGGCGGTGTTCGTCTCACACCTCGCCGGCGAGGTCCGGGACGCCTGCGAGTTCGACGTGACAGTGGACGGTATCCGCGCCATCGGCCTGGAGGACGGCGAACTCAAGGTCGACCGTTCGCCCAAAAAAGACCACCTGGCGCGGTCGACCCCCGAACTCATCGTCGAGAAGTTGGCGGGCGAGGACGACCGCCAGTTCTACGATCGACTGCTCGAGAAGTTCTGA